A window of the Echeneis naucrates chromosome 3, fEcheNa1.1, whole genome shotgun sequence genome harbors these coding sequences:
- the glo1 gene encoding lactoylglutathione lyase, whose amino-acid sequence MSDKGLSDEAAASACKDGHPLTKDFMMQQTMLRVKDPVKSLDFYTRILGMTLLQKFDFPSMRFSLFFLGYEDKKEIPSDVKEQTAWTFSRRATIELTHNWGSESDESQSYHNGNSDPRGFGHIGIAVPDVYAACKLFEEQGVTFVKKPDDGKMKGLAFIQDPDGYWIEILSPNNMVSITS is encoded by the exons ATGAGCGACAAAGGCCTGTCAGACGAGGCAGCGGCGTCGGCCTGTAAAGATGGACACCCCTTAACCAAG gaTTTCATGATGCAGCAGACCATGCTGCGGGTGAAAGATCCAGTCAAATCCCTGGATTTCTACACCAGAATCCTCGGCATGAC GCTGCTGCAAAAGTTTGACTTCCCCTCCATgcgtttctctctcttcttcttggGCTACGAGGACAAGAAGGAGATTCCTTCAGATGTGAAGGAGCAGACGGCCTGGACTTTCTCACGAAGGGCCACCATTGAGCTTACACA TAACTGGGGCTCTGAGTCTGATGAGAGTCAGTCTTATCACAATGGAAACTCTGATCCACGCGGCTTTG GACACATTGGAATTGCAGTTCCTGATGTCTATGCAGCCTGTAAATTGTTTGAAGAGCAAGGAGTAACATTTGTCAAGAAGCCAGATGATG GTAAAATGAAGGGTTTGGCCTTCATTCAGGATCCTGATGGCTACTGGATTGAGATCCTCAGTCCTAACAATATGGTGTCAATTACCTCATAA
- the LOC115040885 gene encoding uncharacterized protein LOC115040885, which translates to MGGTIFSLLFYFVLFLPTPPCTTAPNLNVSRVVPVYNYANWENARNICRASFIDLVTIRNAEENEKLYHYWGWIGLYHGASDIWQWSSHNEEAEFTELHPDSAENGGCVFKHRSSLKWKSGHCSVHKPFLCMDDKLVLVRKRKTWEEALRHCRKLLVKQYTGTGRYRLASLSEKYNIPLYEEKRELLQATNEVWVGLRFLAGHWWWLNKGPMSSAYLPRCPAQHQHCGVLVLNGTQWKTLNCLEKRHFLCLLKP; encoded by the exons atgggaGGCACCATTTTCAGTCTTCTCTTCTACTTCGTCTTATTCCTCCCCACTCCTCCATGTACGACAGCTCCAAACCTGAATGTTTCAAGGGTTGTCCCTGTGTACAATTATGCAAACTGGGAAAATGCTCGAAATATCTGCAGAGCGTCTTTCATTGACTTGGTCACCATCAGAAATGCAGAGGAGAATGAGAAGCTTTACCATTATTGGGGCTGGATCGGTTTGTATCACGGGGCCAGTGACATATGGCAATGGTCCAGTCACAATGAGGAAGCTGAATTCACTGAGTTGCATCCTG ATTCAGCAGAAAATGGTGGGTGTGTTTTCAAGCACAGGTCATCcttaaaatggaaaagtggaCATTGCAGTGTTCATAAGCCTTTCTTGTGTATGGATGACAAACTGGTCCTAGTCCGGAAGAGAAAGACATGGGAGGAGGCCTTGCGTCACTGCAGAAAGCTGTTGGTCAAACAGTACACGGGCACTGGGCGGTATCGCCTTGCCAGCCTGTCGGAAAAGTACAACATTCCACTCTATGAAGAGAAACGAGAACTGCTCCAAGCCACGAATGag GTGTGGGTTGGACTGCGTTTCCTGGCTGGTCATTGGTGGTGGTTGAACAAAGGCCCGATGAGCAGTGCCTATCTTCCTCGCTGCCCAGCCCAGCACCAACACTGCGGCGTGCTGGTGCTCAATGGTACACAGTGGAAGACATTGAACTGCTTGGAGAAAAGACATTTCCTCTGCCTTCTAAAACCATGA
- the LOC115041209 gene encoding putative gonadotropin-releasing hormone II receptor, translated as MNASSCCDPSVIIHQQRARFDLNASCDWLALRSNWTSSDSVPQLPTFSTAAKVRVIITFILCGISTLCNLTVLWAANGHKRKSHVRVLIINLTVADLLVTFIVMPVDAVWNITVQWLAGDLACRFLMFLKLQAMYSCAFVTVVISLDRQSAILNPLAISMARKRNRVMLMVAWTMSTLFSVPQIFIFHNVTITYPANFTQCTTRGSFVAHWLETTYNMFTFCCLYLLPLVIMIICYTRIFIQISKHMTKRSLSNNEPHLRCSKNNIPKARMRTLKMSIIIVICFIVCWTPYYLLGLWYWFFPDDLEGKVSHSLTHILFIFGLFNACLDPIIYGLFTIRFCKGQQGHKRKAAMLPDKESNTVIMDSLKCATTALPSKRGITTGGNDSNCEHTEPKSTDDSCLTVFSQGEGEQPSTEC; from the exons ATGAACGCCTCCTCCTGTTGTGATCCTTCAGTCATCATACATCAGCAGAGGGCCAGGTTTGACCTCAATgccagctgtgattggctggctCTCCGCTCTAACTGGACATCATCGGACAGTGTGCCGCAGCTGCCCACCTTTTCGACTGCAGCCAAAGTCAGAGTGATCATTACCTTCATCTTATGTGGCATTTCCACTCTCTGCAATTTGACTGTGCTGTGGGCCGCCAATGGCCACAAGCGCAAGTCCCACGTCAGAGTACTGATAATCAACTTGACTGTGGCTGATCTCTTGGTCACCTTCATAGTGATGCCTGTGGACGCTGTGTGGAACATCACAGTGCAATGGCTGGCCGGCGACCTGGCCTGCAGATTTCTGATGTTCCTCAAACTCCAGGCCATGTACTCCTGTGCCTTTGTCACAGTGGTGATTAGTCTTGACAGACAGTCAGCTATCCTCAACCCTCTGGCCATTAGCATGGCGCGGAAAAGGAATAGGGTCATGCTGATGGTTGCGTGGACTATGAGCACCTTGTTCTCAGTCCCTCAG ATATTCATTTTCCATAATGTCACCATCACGTATCCAGCCAACTTCACTCAGTGCACCACGAGGGGGAGCTTTGTCGCTCACTGGCTGGAGACTACCTACAACATGTTTACCTTTTGCTGCCTCTACCTACTGCCTCTGGTCATAATGATTATCTGTTACACTCGGATCTTCATCCAGATCTCCAAGCACATGACAAAAAGGAGCT TGTCCAACAATGAGCCACATCTACGTTGCTCAAAGAACAACATCCCCAAAGCGCGAATGAGGACTCTGAAAATGAGTATAATTATAGTGATATGCTTCATAGTCTGCTGGACTCCGTACTACCTGTTGGGTTTGTGGTACTGGTTCTTCCCAGATGACTTGGAGGGAAAAGTCTCTCATTCCCTCACCCATATCCTTTTCATATTTGGTCTTTTCAACGCCTGCCTGGACCCCATTATCTACGGGTTGTTCACCATACGCTTCTGTAAAGGACAGCAGGGGCACAAACGCAAAGCCGCAATGTTGCCGGACAAGGAATCAAACACAGTGATCATGGACTCTTTGAAATGTGCTACTACTGCTTTGCCCTCTAAAAGAGGAATTACCACTGGTGGAAATGACAGCAACTGTGAACACACTGAGCCAAAATCCACTGATGACAGCTGCCTGACTGTGTTCAGTCAAGGAGAAGGAGAACAACCCAGCACTGAATGCTGA